A window from Bdellovibrionales bacterium encodes these proteins:
- a CDS encoding response regulator transcription factor, whose translation MVEDEQEIRELMALHLLRQGFKVKECSSAEEAQSEIQKQKFHLVILDWMLPGISGHDFLQQIKQTAGAPNVLMVTAKTEPQDIVTGLEGGADDYLTKPFDPGVFMARVRALLRRSSLQNAPAAKDAEFIQLAGLSVNFKTYEVKLNDEPLHLTPSEFKLLGNLIESQGRVLTRDQLIENIQGEGINVTGRTIDTHVFGLRKKLGAWSDNIETIRGVGYRVKMDTQ comes from the coding sequence GTGGTGGAGGATGAACAGGAAATTCGCGAACTGATGGCTTTGCACTTGCTCCGTCAGGGCTTTAAAGTCAAAGAGTGCTCTTCCGCTGAAGAGGCTCAAAGCGAAATCCAAAAACAAAAGTTTCATCTTGTCATCCTGGATTGGATGCTTCCTGGAATCAGTGGACACGACTTCCTGCAACAGATTAAACAAACTGCCGGCGCTCCGAATGTTTTGATGGTGACGGCAAAGACTGAGCCCCAAGACATCGTGACCGGCCTTGAGGGCGGCGCCGATGACTACCTCACAAAACCTTTTGATCCGGGCGTCTTTATGGCGCGTGTCCGGGCGCTTCTCCGTCGCTCCAGTCTGCAAAATGCACCGGCTGCGAAAGATGCAGAGTTTATCCAACTTGCGGGTTTGAGCGTGAATTTCAAAACCTACGAAGTAAAGCTAAATGACGAGCCTTTGCATCTGACGCCGTCAGAGTTCAAGCTTCTTGGCAATTTGATTGAAAGTCAGGGGCGTGTGTTGACTCGTGATCAATTGATTGAAAATATTCAAGGTGAAGGCATTAACGTCACCGGCCGTACCATCGACACTCACGTCTTTGGTCTTCGCAAGAAGCTGGGGGCGTGGAGCGATAACATCGAAACCATTCGTGGTGTCGGTTATCGCGTGAAAATGGACACCCAATAA
- a CDS encoding RsmB/NOP family class I SAM-dependent RNA methyltransferase: MKDTFYQHFEKIYVSRWGDLFDALKAPERQVARLNLLSSAQPVVLEDAAPAHPSLHHSYWLPLQAFYQPERTPEDLLNVYIMDPASVIVARALEVEEGDRVLDMCAAPGGKTLILIEGLKNSGEIFANDLSPERRERLKKVIQQYVPRNIRDRVWVTGKDGVQFGLKEPNSFDKILLDAPCSGERHVLENKKAMEEWSPRRGENLATRQYALLAGALLAAKPGGRIVYSTCSINPDENDGVIHKLLKKKKDYVTLIPQETTDIGEKTQYGVAFMPDRCGFGPLYYSVIEKNP; the protein is encoded by the coding sequence ATGAAAGACACTTTCTATCAGCATTTTGAAAAGATCTATGTTTCGCGTTGGGGCGACCTCTTTGACGCCCTCAAAGCGCCGGAGCGCCAAGTCGCGCGTTTAAATCTTTTAAGCTCGGCACAGCCAGTGGTCTTAGAAGACGCGGCTCCCGCACATCCGTCGCTTCATCATTCCTATTGGCTGCCGTTGCAGGCCTTTTATCAGCCAGAGCGAACGCCAGAAGACCTTTTGAATGTTTATATTATGGATCCGGCCAGTGTGATCGTCGCACGCGCACTCGAAGTGGAAGAGGGCGACCGCGTTTTGGATATGTGTGCAGCTCCAGGCGGTAAGACATTGATTCTGATCGAAGGACTTAAAAACTCCGGCGAGATTTTTGCGAACGATCTATCTCCTGAACGTCGGGAACGTTTGAAAAAAGTGATTCAGCAATACGTACCTCGAAATATTCGTGACCGCGTGTGGGTCACGGGCAAAGACGGCGTGCAGTTTGGTCTTAAAGAGCCGAACAGCTTTGACAAGATTCTGTTGGATGCTCCGTGTTCGGGAGAGCGCCATGTGCTTGAAAATAAGAAAGCCATGGAGGAGTGGAGCCCTCGCCGCGGAGAAAACCTAGCGACTCGCCAATATGCCCTCCTAGCAGGGGCTTTACTTGCGGCAAAGCCGGGTGGGCGGATCGTGTATTCCACCTGCAGTATTAACCCCGATGAAAACGACGGCGTGATTCATAAGCTTTTAAAGAAGAAAAAAGACTACGTGACACTGATTCCGCAAGAGACCACCGACATCGGTGAAAAAACCCAGTACGGCGTGGCGTTTATGCCAGACCGTTGTGGGTTTGGACCGCTTTATTATTCTGTGATCGAAAAAAATCCGTAA
- a CDS encoding PAS domain-containing protein, whose translation MNLARFPWKLFWQFYFIQVVLYNLLFVVSLGIVSTYRPFGTGYFWSIVLQYSFVTLLLAAGIAWRFTRPLHKIILKAFRVASKKFENQSEDDEDLLDEELGEYAQIENALNRIHRKMKKRRDQLQQEREETQAFMSAVEEGIVSVSTDLRVLYFNSQFATQFMDSKQVQSAMTLADIFRYPEIHEAFLRALNEGRGFRVQVKLETKLEKNVRYFWVSVNPLRKSKSNEVYGAMGIFHDITELKKAELVRIEFVGNASHELRTPLTSIKGYVDTLKADVNKGNFDHAAKFVDIISRNVERLADLVNDLLSISTLESNPEIKFEPVNPLQVSEHIVSEFAPMMRDKNQVVMVVGAQDVTSFNADVRKVEQVLRNLVSNAVKYIGAGKTVQIRWEKASDGAVILRVLDNGPGIPAEHHDRLFERFYRIDKGRSRDAGGTGLGLAIVKHIMQSHGGSVQVKSEMGKGSEFICTFPLKTVSSKS comes from the coding sequence ATGAATTTAGCACGATTCCCATGGAAGCTTTTCTGGCAATTTTATTTTATTCAAGTTGTTCTCTACAACTTGCTTTTTGTTGTCAGCCTGGGAATCGTTAGCACCTACCGTCCTTTCGGCACGGGATACTTCTGGTCCATCGTTTTACAATACAGCTTTGTCACTTTGTTGCTCGCAGCCGGCATCGCTTGGCGTTTTACGCGCCCATTGCATAAGATCATCCTCAAGGCTTTCCGTGTAGCCAGTAAAAAATTTGAAAATCAGAGTGAAGACGACGAAGACCTCCTCGATGAAGAGCTTGGTGAGTACGCGCAAATTGAAAACGCCTTGAACCGCATTCATCGTAAAATGAAAAAACGCCGTGATCAGCTTCAGCAAGAGCGCGAAGAGACTCAAGCCTTCATGAGCGCGGTTGAAGAGGGGATTGTCAGCGTCAGCACGGATCTGCGTGTTTTGTATTTCAACTCACAATTCGCGACGCAGTTTATGGACTCGAAACAAGTTCAAAGCGCGATGACTTTGGCGGATATCTTTCGCTATCCTGAAATCCATGAGGCGTTCTTGCGGGCTTTGAATGAAGGCCGCGGTTTTCGCGTTCAGGTAAAGCTTGAAACGAAACTCGAAAAAAACGTCCGCTATTTCTGGGTGTCGGTCAATCCGCTTCGTAAAAGCAAAAGCAACGAAGTCTATGGTGCCATGGGGATCTTCCACGACATCACGGAGCTTAAGAAAGCCGAGCTGGTGCGCATCGAGTTCGTCGGCAATGCTTCGCATGAGCTGAGGACTCCACTGACGTCGATCAAGGGTTATGTTGACACGCTGAAGGCCGACGTCAATAAAGGCAACTTTGATCACGCGGCGAAATTTGTTGATATTATTTCTCGCAATGTCGAACGTCTTGCGGACCTTGTGAATGATCTTTTGAGCATTTCGACTCTGGAGTCCAATCCAGAGATTAAGTTCGAGCCGGTGAATCCATTGCAGGTTTCTGAGCACATCGTTTCGGAGTTTGCGCCGATGATGCGTGATAAAAACCAAGTGGTGATGGTCGTCGGGGCTCAGGATGTGACGAGTTTCAACGCCGATGTTCGTAAGGTCGAGCAAGTTTTGCGTAATTTGGTTTCTAATGCCGTGAAATACATCGGTGCGGGTAAAACCGTGCAAATCCGCTGGGAAAAAGCCAGCGATGGGGCAGTCATCCTGCGTGTGCTTGATAACGGCCCGGGAATTCCGGCGGAACATCACGATCGCTTGTTTGAAAGATTCTATCGTATCGATAAAGGCCGTTCTCGCGATGCCGGCGGCACGGGGCTAGGATTAGCCATCGTAAAGCACATTATGCAAAGCCACGGCGGTTCTGTGCAGGTTAAAAGCGAAATGGGCAAAGGTTCTGAATTTATTTGCACTTTCCCTCTGAAAACTGTTTCATCTAAGTCTTAG
- a CDS encoding YceI family protein — MKCLFAILFLMSSVQAQASTTTKYKTGRDDGHLQFLAIGRPAMIRIKGESPGPQGQIDVDGGKAHGEFTLLLSDLNTGIDLRDEHMKKKYLEIDKNPRAILTITSLNLPASDAGSDLPFGGDLTLHGVTKKIEGHFSYETSQGTKKSQVEFKIHLSDFNIAIPNYAGMTVADEVQVEVRTNLRPE; from the coding sequence ATGAAGTGCCTTTTCGCTATTCTGTTTCTGATGTCCTCTGTGCAGGCTCAGGCCTCCACAACTACAAAATACAAAACAGGGCGTGACGATGGTCACCTGCAATTTCTCGCCATCGGCCGCCCCGCAATGATTCGCATCAAGGGTGAGTCACCGGGCCCACAAGGTCAAATCGACGTCGACGGCGGCAAAGCTCATGGCGAATTCACCTTGCTCCTCAGCGATCTAAACACCGGAATTGATCTTCGCGATGAGCATATGAAGAAAAAATATCTCGAGATCGATAAAAACCCAAGGGCGATACTCACCATCACTTCCTTGAACTTACCCGCCAGCGATGCAGGAAGCGACCTGCCATTTGGCGGGGACCTGACTCTTCACGGAGTCACCAAAAAAATCGAGGGACATTTCTCTTATGAAACCAGCCAAGGGACTAAAAAAAGCCAGGTAGAATTTAAAATTCATTTGAGTGATTTTAATATCGCGATTCCAAATTATGCCGGCATGACAGTGGCTGATGAGGTTCAGGTAGAGGTTCGCACGAATCTCCGTCCGGAGTAG
- the phoU gene encoding phosphate signaling complex protein PhoU, whose product MERTMDSQLDELKRLILVMGGHVERALNEATNALMSRNVDSFAQVHDIEKKINEGHIAVDNACLAVLAKQGPVAKDLRLILSIVKINTDLERMGDQCVNIAYTGKDYCGRKPLQNLDDISRMSNVVRAMVKESLDCFVRGDVELAKKILMMDDEVDGLKNKVFKDQLSHMKTASQDVEASLDLILVARNLERLGDHATNIAEDVIFAFTGKDVRHGGKYT is encoded by the coding sequence GTGGAAAGAACAATGGATTCGCAATTGGACGAGCTCAAGAGACTTATTCTCGTAATGGGTGGTCACGTTGAAAGAGCTCTGAACGAAGCCACGAATGCTCTGATGTCTCGCAATGTCGATAGTTTCGCCCAAGTACACGACATCGAGAAAAAAATTAACGAAGGTCACATCGCCGTCGATAATGCCTGCTTGGCGGTTCTTGCAAAACAAGGCCCTGTAGCGAAGGATCTTCGTTTGATTCTTTCCATCGTTAAAATCAATACCGATCTTGAGCGCATGGGCGACCAATGCGTGAACATCGCCTACACCGGTAAAGACTATTGTGGCCGTAAGCCTCTGCAAAACCTTGATGATATCAGCCGCATGTCGAATGTCGTGCGTGCGATGGTGAAGGAATCTTTGGATTGCTTCGTTCGTGGCGATGTCGAGCTGGCTAAGAAAATTTTGATGATGGATGACGAAGTCGATGGTTTGAAAAACAAAGTTTTCAAAGATCAACTCAGTCACATGAAAACGGCTTCTCAAGATGTAGAAGCGTCCTTGGATCTCATTCTTGTGGCCCGAAACCTAGAACGTCTCGGGGACCACGCGACCAATATTGCTGAAGATGTTATTTTTGCGTTCACAGGTAAGGATGTCAGACATGGTGGGAAATACACATGA